In the Deltaproteobacteria bacterium genome, one interval contains:
- a CDS encoding MoxR family ATPase: MKFEGTENYISTRDLNLAVNASITLQRPLLIKGEPGTGKTMLAFEVAEAIGKELITWHVKSSTSAQQGLYEYDAVSRLRDSQLGDERVNDISNYIKKGKLWQAFESEEQVVLLIDEIDKADIEFPNDLLLELDRMEFYCYELRKTITAKERPIIIITSNNEKELPDAFLRRCFFHYISFPDRETLKAIVKVHYPDLEDKLIENAMNVFYDIREIDGLKKKPSTSELIDWLKLIMVGKITESELGSVDLSEKLPPFAGALLKNEQDHELLTRIRLRYRR; this comes from the coding sequence ATGAAATTCGAAGGCACAGAAAACTATATTTCGACAAGGGATTTGAATCTTGCGGTTAACGCTTCAATTACTCTGCAAAGGCCGCTCCTCATAAAGGGGGAGCCGGGCACGGGAAAGACCATGCTCGCTTTCGAGGTGGCTGAAGCCATCGGAAAGGAGCTGATAACATGGCACGTGAAATCATCTACGAGCGCGCAGCAGGGCCTTTACGAATACGACGCCGTCTCGAGGCTGCGTGATTCCCAGCTGGGTGACGAAAGGGTCAATGACATATCGAATTACATAAAGAAGGGCAAGCTGTGGCAGGCGTTTGAGTCTGAAGAACAGGTTGTATTGCTTATAGACGAAATAGACAAGGCCGATATCGAGTTTCCGAACGACCTCTTGCTGGAGCTGGACAGGATGGAGTTCTACTGCTACGAGCTTCGGAAAACGATAACAGCTAAAGAACGCCCTATAATAATAATCACTTCCAATAACGAAAAGGAGCTCCCCGACGCATTTCTCAGAAGGTGCTTCTTTCATTATATCAGCTTCCCCGACAGGGAGACACTGAAAGCCATAGTCAAGGTCCATTATCCCGACCTGGAGGACAAGCTCATAGAAAACGCCATGAATGTGTTTTACGATATCAGGGAAATCGACGGGCTCAAGAAAAAGCCTTCTACGAGCGAATTAATCGACTGGCTCAAGCTTATAATGGTCGGCAAGATTACGGAATCCGAGCTCGGGTCAGTGGACTTGTCCGAAAAGCTTCCTCCGTTCGCAGGCGCTTTGTTGAAGAATGAGCAGGATCACGAGCTTCTCACCCGCATCAGGCTCAGGTACAGGCGATAG
- a CDS encoding VWA domain-containing protein: protein MFLDFFLLLKNDGIPVTIREYLTFLEALDEGIAEYSVDDFYFLSRTTLIKHEHHLDRFDLLFGYYFEGVEKIDTEDFIKIPEEWLRKSFVNALTEEEKKMIKAMGGLDKILERLKELMEKQKKKHQGGNKWIGTGGTSPFGAYGYNPEGIRIGQEESRHRRAVKVWDKREFRDLDDGVELQTRNMKMALRRLRILTREGVDEELDLDKTIDRTSKNAGLLELEMVPAKKNNVKVLLFLDIGGSMDDHIELCSRLFSAARYEFKHLEYYYFHNCLYEFVWKNNQRRWQEAIPTFEVLHTYNSDYKVIMVGDASMSPYELLYPNGSVEHNNDESGFVWLERLKTQYPDIVWLNPVPVQQWRYTESIGMVREFMDDRMFPLTLSGLQQAIKALKNKKVKFDQH from the coding sequence ATGTTTTTGGATTTTTTTCTACTGCTTAAAAATGACGGCATTCCGGTTACGATAAGGGAGTATCTCACCTTCCTTGAGGCCCTGGACGAGGGCATAGCCGAGTACAGCGTCGATGATTTCTACTTCCTGAGCCGAACCACGCTTATCAAGCACGAGCATCATCTGGACAGGTTCGACCTACTTTTCGGATATTACTTCGAGGGGGTGGAGAAAATCGACACGGAAGATTTCATTAAAATCCCCGAGGAGTGGCTCCGCAAGAGCTTCGTAAACGCCCTGACCGAGGAAGAGAAGAAAATGATAAAAGCCATGGGCGGGCTTGATAAAATCCTCGAACGGCTTAAAGAGCTCATGGAGAAGCAGAAGAAAAAGCACCAGGGCGGAAACAAATGGATAGGCACGGGAGGGACATCTCCATTCGGAGCTTACGGCTACAATCCCGAGGGGATAAGGATAGGGCAGGAGGAGAGCAGGCACAGAAGGGCGGTCAAGGTCTGGGACAAGAGAGAGTTCCGCGATCTGGACGACGGAGTGGAGCTTCAGACGAGGAATATGAAGATGGCGCTCAGGAGACTCCGCATATTGACCCGGGAGGGAGTGGACGAGGAGCTCGACCTCGATAAGACTATCGACAGGACGTCGAAGAACGCAGGACTGCTCGAGCTTGAGATGGTTCCTGCCAAGAAGAACAATGTTAAGGTGCTCCTCTTTCTCGATATCGGGGGTTCGATGGACGACCATATCGAGCTCTGCTCAAGACTGTTCTCGGCGGCCAGGTACGAGTTCAAGCATTTGGAGTACTACTATTTTCACAACTGCCTATACGAGTTTGTCTGGAAAAACAACCAAAGGAGATGGCAGGAAGCCATTCCCACCTTCGAAGTTCTTCATACGTACAACAGCGATTACAAGGTAATCATGGTGGGTGACGCTTCAATGTCCCCTTACGAGCTGCTCTACCCGAACGGCAGCGTCGAGCACAATAACGACGAGTCCGGCTTCGTCTGGCTCGAGCGGCTCAAGACTCAATACCCCGACATTGTCTGGCTTAACCCCGTGCCCGTCCAGCAGTGGCGTTACACGGAGTCTATCGGCATGGTGAGGGAATTTATGGACGACCGCATGTTCCCCCTTACTCTGTCCGGGCTTCAGCAGGCAATCAAGGCGCTTAAAAACAAGAAAGTGAAATTTGACCAGCACTGA